The nucleotide window AAAGACGCTGAAAGTCTTCGGGGGAGAGGTATCGCTGTaagtaaaaagcacaaaaaatacttttaggagATGTTTGATAACTTTTGATAACTGGTGAAGATAGGCTAGtatggggtgatccagcaaacctggattagatttctAAAAAATCAGAAACAGAAAAGACTGTTTTATTATCTCACCTCCAGTTGAGTTCTGTCTACTCCAGGGGGCAGTTTTTGACGTCCTCTGTTTGTTACTATCAGTGTTTCATAtggaaaaacctgtaaaaaaacattttagaatactCAAAAGATAAAATGTAGTTCAGAAAAAAATCAGGGCTGTCCAACTACACCATGTGGGACCTTCTTTTGCAGCCATATGGCCCTTTTgcttatcatttattttttaatcaaggATAAGTATTTGAACAATGatatatacaattacaatacaattgtttggatacatagggcctgatttattaaagctctccaaggctggagaggatacactttcaacagtgaagctggatgatccagcaaacctggaatggatttattcaaagtcatttgctatatgctagcaaatgttttgaatcctggaccagatccattgcaggtttgatgGGTCACACAGCTTCCCTTaagaaagcgtatcctctccagccttggtgagctttaataaatcaggcccatagaatgaCAAAACAGTTAACATATGATATAGAACAGGTGTTTACACTTAATccaaggaaaacagaaaaagtagAAAGTAGTATATCATTGAAGCAATGGAAAACATTacaccataaaataaaatgtcaattatCAACAGCCTCTAGAACCACCGGAGGGTGGCAATCATTCTCAGGATATACCATGATGTATGTTTGAAAGTTTGCATTATCTGTTGCTTTATAGTACCAGATTGAGTCTCTATAAAAGATTCCCAGATTTTGGGATCTTATAACCTCCTTGTCTAAAGAGGTCTCCGTCCATGCCATACGGAACACGGGGCCCAATTTCTGTTAAAAAAGTCCAAGAGTAGGCAGATCAGTGTCTAGCTCTTTGTGCAGGATAATTTTTTTGGCCATTAGTGAGATTATGGATAGCAAGTTGTGACTTGTCCGTAGTTATTCGTGCTTCGTGTAAGGTGAGTGTTCCTAGGATTGCCCATTCCGGGAACAAAGGAACATAATTAGTTAAATGGGAGGTAACATACTTGGTCACTAGTcgtcaaaaatgtttaattttagggCAATTCTAGAAGGCATGATACAAATCTGCCTGCTCTCGTGTACACTTGGGACAGAGAGGGGTAGTACTATAGTCCATGAGGTAGGCATGGTGTGGAGAGATATATACTCCATGGTATATCCTAAGAGTCATTTCCCTGTAGATGGCCGCGGGGAGGACCACCCAccccctagagcaggggtcggcaaactccggcctttcgGCCAggtatggcctagccggtagttcattccagcctaacgctccctggccgatccagcctaatgccggccggcaacctgtggctccggagctgcgggttgccagctggatctgccagggggtgttaggaactactggagctccggtgccgcctccttgctgttgctcccctatttaccgtgaccggcgttgatacttccgccgccgcggtaaatagggaacgctccctgaaggtaaatccctctcctccaaaatgcatacggaggagaaggatttcacttcagggggcgttccctggtggtgggtggagccattggggcgggagtctggcctagtgtgctcccgcccacccctttgccgacccctgcccaaGAGAAATCAGTAAGAATGTCAGCTTCTCATTTTTCGGGGCAAGAAGTCTAACCATCTAGCAAGGCCTACTTTCCATTTAGTGTAATCTAAGGTAATCCTGAGCTTTTTGTAGATCTCTGTAATTGCCTTTTTTGGGAGATGCATGGGAAGTATATCATCCAGGGCAGCGGTcgccactggtggtccacaagaaaagtttttttggtggtctgcggttcTGGCCGGAGCGAGGTCataagaaggaccccgctgggagggcgcaccatgtccatgtcccctgtatggatcgcaggctcaggaaagtgggtgggttgtgtctctggcccagacctgcaatgggagagtgggcaggttctggcatcatgacgtcactgtaGGGGAagttcttcccctttaaatgacacccggctccctaAGCATGCTGGTAAATTTAGAGGTCCgtgggtcagaaaaggttggaGACTACTGATCCAGGAggtttatttgcagaaaacaattttaacacattttaagcGTAAGATTGTATTTGCATAAAGATATATACTGCCGATCTCAGGAAAGGGTATTCCGCTGCTGCCTCTTCAAATTGGGGAGGAGGTGcatatttattaatgatttatttgTTAAAGTGGGAATTGAGGGCCATTTTTGTATCATTTGGGAAAATGTCAGGTGGGGCAGATCCTGATTGCCCCAAAAAGTCAGGAAAAGTGACGAGTGACTATTCAGAAGATAACATCCTCTGATTTTGTGCTATATTTGCCAACAAGAGTATAGTATGGGATTAGAGACAACCTCCTCCGGTCTCTATGAAtatgaagaatatattttaaattcaaattagGGATGGTCTGCTGGTCTAGAGAATGGTCTGCATATGTGCAAGTGTCATGAAACCAATCTTGTACGTAACGCAGGATAGATGCTGCATTATACATTTCAAAATCAGGGAAATTTAGGCCTTTGTTCTGCCTTGGTTGTTGAAGTGTTGAAAGAGGCTGATCCTGGCTCGCTTAGTACCCCATATAAAttctcaaaatattttgtaaatagtcTGGAGGTCTGATTTCTTTACACCAGGGGTAAAGTCTGATATAATGCTTTGGATTTGTCAAGGTTAATAGTATATCAAGATACTGATCCATACTGTGAGATCAGATCCAATATGGGTGTAAGGCCATGCTTAGGGTTGGAGatgtataataatagtttgtCTGCAAAAGCAGTCAGCTTAAGAGTGTGTGTGCCCACCTTAATACCTTCAAAGTCAGGCAGTGTTTCAAAGCCTAAGGAGAGGGTGCAGGGCCAAGTTGAACAGAATTGAAGGaagggggcatccctgcctggCACCTCTAGACATTACTATGGAGCCTGATAAGTACCaattaatatagatttttgtagATAGTCTATTGTAAATGATTCCTTATCCCTATTTTTATGTGTGCATACCTTTTGCTCCAGCATGCTGGGTAGCGAGTTTCCTCTGTCCATTCTGGACCTTTGTCCTTCTCCATTCTGTGGGATACAAAAGTACATCTAGCATTTGTGATACCTGATGCTCACCTCCCATTCTTTCCTCCAAAACCCTTCTCTGTGGATTCTTACCTGGAACCCTGCAGAAACAGAAAAATCATATCAGTATATCCACAGTTCTATTTGTGCCCGAagaagcagagcaatcagtggtgCATCAATATTGTAGACTAGGGCAGTAATAAGTAATTCCAGACCTCAAAACAATCAGGCTAGCGATTTAgaacataaaaaggaaatttttctTGGAATAACATTTCTAAAGTATAAAGAAAATCCTGCCCAAACCGGTTTTAAACTTTGGTTCATTATCGGAAACTGGTTCCCctgaccccttttttttttttcccaaggtaATTTGTACCTCCGTGCCACAAGCTTTAGTGAAGATGTCTTTCTCATTTTGCTGGAGTCTGTAATTTAAGAGTTATTCTACATTAATAGAGACAGAAAAACTATGACACCATATTATAACTTTGTTCCAGCCAAAGCAGCTGCAGTAACTGCAAATTACGGTGTGGTGATCCCAGCTCTGGTGTCCAGCATGTTAATAGGCTTGCAAATAAAGTTTCAAAACTATGAAATCTTTAGGAATGGAAGTTATGCACAATAGTAAGTGTGGCTTATATTTTAAAGGCATATAATATAAATCGTGTTGTCCATGCAACATGTCAGagtctttttatataaaaaacaatttttagtggTATCAGCTGGAAAACATTGGTAGCTATATGCAGCATGGactatttttataaatcaatttaCAATATAGATTGCAGCATTCACTGTTCATTGTTTTATGGGTCTCATTAAAAACATGCTTATTCATTTAGTTATTTGAGTCAGTTCAGTTAATATCTAGAACAGTCTGCATTTACTAGTACCACTATTAGACTAAAATATTTACTGgaatgaaaaaagttttctcaCCCAATCTGTCCTTTCTTTCAACCaataacaaatagtaaaaaaaagaaaaaaaaaaaccagagcAGAGATGGGTTTTTTAACCTGGCAACTCAATATGTATTGatttcataaacataaatattacatgtGATGGTTACAGAACAATTGTCATTAGTGGttctaaaaaaggtaaaaaatcatAGAAGGTCCAGCCCCATTTTTAAGTTTGGGGTACCGACCAAAAACTTTACATAACATTTCCTATAGTATCAGCATCTCAGAGAAAAGAGCTAAATGTCTCTCTTTTGCCCGATGCATTTCACCTATTTTCTTCTTCAGGGGTAATTATGTAGAAAACATTTAGCTGATATTGGAAAAGATGAGTTTCATTGGTTGAGAAAAATTCCAGGGATAGGAACCGAAATGATAAGAAAGTACAATGTATCTGTGATTGTTACAGAACATTAGTCATTAGTGGCTGCACTTTCCTCACATTGGAAACGAGTCCAGGTCCCTTATCATTTCGGTTCTGATTATTATAGCTCAGCGAATATAAGATCTTTTTGATGCCAAGGCTCTCTAGTCGTTACTTTTGTGAGCTTGGATGTTGCCGCAACCTTTTCTAACCTTATTCCCATTATAGCCATGTGGGTCTTGTCTAACTTTTACAACAACATGCAGCTCTCCTCACCTGTGCTGTCTCTTTGTCCATTAGGAGCATAAAACTCTGCAGACAGAAGCTGGAGATAAAATAAACAGTTACTGATACTTCTTATGGAAGAGTATTACAAATTTGTTACATGTGGAAAAGGTTGTCTGCTATTTCATGtaacattaaacagtatttatcttttttagacTTACCCTAGATAAGCTACTTCTTCCATATCCAGAATGTATAGCTGTTAAGAGACAATGAACATCTATTAACCTGATACAAATTCCACGACCTAGTGTATAACTTGCTCCTTTTTCAAGCTGACATATAACAGTAGTAGCGAGGTGTACACCGATCCCAGGGAATAGCAGACAGAATCCAATTATAAATTAACTTCATTTAGTTGTGTTCAGTGAACCAACAATGGGCAAGACCCAGTGTAACATTGAACTTCATCAAAACCATAGAAACGTTTGAATAAATGTTAACTTTCCTATAAAAGAGTTAATTATTACTCAGGCTGGGTTGTTTTAGAGGTATTTGGCTAATTAGACAATGTATTGAAGCTCAATGCTCACTCACTATTCATTATCTACTCAGACATTTGGGAGAGTTCAAAAACACAAAGTGTTGGCTGTGTCTGCCTGTGATTGTACAGAAGAATCTTGTTGAACAATTTTATTATGTCTTgaataaaaacatctgcaagCATTATTTTACTTTCTCTAAAACACCTTTCTTACACTTTCCCTTCAACTACTATCCCTCCCCAAAACCAATGGAATCAGGATCCCACGAGAACTTTTGAttacttattttttcataatgATACAACAGCCATGTTACATGTTACACATGTTCTTTAAATATCAGTTCATCCCACTACAAACATCCCTCAGCACTAAAAAACTACATCTCGAGGAATATGGAGAAAACACTTTAAATCTGATACAAATCCCATGCAGTAGTTTGCATCATTAGTTTCTGAACTCTGATCTGAAATTGTCCTTGAAGGGAAATATAAGTtcttgttttgtatgtttaaGCGGAAAGGGCTTATGACATCTTCTATGGAATGTACTCTTTAAAAATGGTAGAATAAATTTAAAGTCCGGTCCATTTCCTTACCAAATGCCCTTTCCTGCTAAATAATCAATGTAGgatgatatcttttttttaacatactgtttttttatttatttggagatTATGGTTTGACGTGAAGGATGAAGATCTAAAATGCATATTGCCATGTTGCCACTAATGAAGCAATGTTGTACTAATTACAGTCTGTTGAAATACTTGACATAGTAATGAGTAAGTGGAggacaggaagaagaaaaaaacttacgTGTGTAGATTGGTGTCCTGTCAGGCAGGGAGCGGGTTTTTCTTTTTGGAGTACCCCCTTTCATCATTTCCTCTTTTAGAATAAGTTTTCCTAAATTGGACTGAATCTGAATGTGAAAATAATAAGTGTCAAAGATAAAATACAGAACAGGAGGCTCATCTTATAGGGCTACCTAGGACAGCTACCAAACACATAATGAACTCTTTATCTTTTATCTTATGTTATTATTCAGAATCAGGATTACTAAAAACTTCCAGGTATTCCTATGAAGACTCAAAAACGATGTTGTGCCTTTCCATGCCTCATTAGTACTTTTTACACAGCCTCATACAGcttgactgcaaaaaaaaaaaaagggtgattttttttttgtggaggtcCGTTCTTTAACCTGTGTCTGGGACATCATAACTTATAAACATGGGCCTTGCTATGATGGTGGTGTAAATGGTAGTACATATCTTTTGTCTTTACTAAGTGATGACAATTACCTTATTCAGCTCTCTTATCTGTCGATGACTTAGTTCTTTCACATCTTCACTTTCTTCACCTTCCTCTTGCCCACGCTGAGACTCCCTGCGATGTCGTCTCTCTGACTCTGCAGTGTTATGTAGATTCTTGGTTACCACCTTGACACTTGACAATGTATTACAGGAATCATCGCTACTCAAAAAGATATCTTAAAGCCATTCATACCTACAACAGCCAAGGAAGGGGGGCATGGCCAATAATCCGTTTCAATTTTTGCTGGCTGGTTAGGATCAGGAGGTTTTGCAGCTGGAAATTTAGAGGATTCGACTATGGGGTCATCAGATAGCCTGTGGTGGATTGCAGATTCTGGAagacaataaaattgtttttagatgGGGTTATTGGACATCAGTTCAGCATTTGCAATTCAGTGACATGAAGTCAACAGCTGTAAATGCCCCATgtgacatacaaatacaaaagatTCAAAATATCGCTGGGTTAAGGGTATGGCCATTTTTTTCGTCTTACCTCTCTGTTTGTAGATTGGAGGTTTTTTGTACAGGTTCGGCTCTTTCTGGGAAATTTCTGTAAAGAATGAACagagcaaatatttatttcaagtttatatacatatttagttCAGCACCAAATGACTTTATACCATATAGATGATGCTGTCTGTGTGGAATATTCCACGTGGAGCCTAATTCAGTTTGGTGAGGGGGCAttaagtcagttttgcacaggagcccactgttaGCTACATATGCTACTTGCTCCAAAGTAATAGTCTCTTACTCTAATGTGTGTGCTTCTGCATATAAATCCCCAAGGAACATTTGTTTGATGCTCCTCTAGAGTTAAACTCCTCTAAATGGACTGTTGCCTAAGTGAATAGATCAGAGCATTGACTATTTTCCCATTCTCGAAATGAATGCTGTCAAGGTTGCAGTTAGGGACATTCTACTTGAGGGAGACAACTGCTGTGTTCTCCTCTTAGACGGTGCATAGTGTTCTAGGAATCCTTTgtcagtgaatacattttttattgtaaagaatgtgaggaatataaattattaaaaacaatagctCTACATTTACACATTATAATTATAAACCATaaagataaacaataaaataaaaaagataatacaaaaaaattaaatgcaccAGGTTTATTTTCATAGCATTGACCTATCTCTGTAAGAATTTATACCTGGGCAATGGAAGTGTTGCACTCCTGTTCTAGGTGAACTGCTACCTCCACGGGAACCTGGGAGAGTGGAGCTGCTTACAACCGACTTGTTGTCAGCCCATAGTGCTGAGACCTGTAAAAGCATCAAATGACATCTGTTTAGTTCCCCTAAAACTTCAAAACCTGCTCTTCATCTTGTGCATCATAATCATTTCCAGTTATAAAGTCTAATTCCTCTTTTAAAACGAATATGACATTGTAAACATTTAtcatataattattacacagtatttatatagcgccaacacattacacagcgctgtacaaagtccatagtcatgtcactagctatccctcaaaggagctcacaatctaatgtccctaccatagtccttatatgttattaatacaattagggacaattttagggggaagccaattaacctaactgcatgtttttgaaagcATAACTTAACATTGCCACATTTTTAGGTACTATAAGGGATGCTGTTATTCCAATATTGGTGTGGACTGCTCAGATTGTGGAAGTAGGAGTTCAGGTCTGCAGACCTAAAACACAATGCATGCTACCTTTTTCTTGTTTATAAGGCTTTAGGAACAGGTTTTGTGCATAGTGGAATATTTGTACTTTTCTTGTTGCATTTGCAGGAATTGTGCAGTTTTGTGCATGAAATGTTCTGAATAGAATAAGAACAACATTGAGAGCATTCTAGTTCTGCTTTCAGTAGCTTTACATAATATGAACgaaattttgaaatttaaatagGTTAAAAAGTGCAAACCTGCACTATTCATTTTGTTGCATTGTGTATCACCATGCACGGTAATGCATTACCATGTGTTAAGCGCTGCAACTTAGATGTGCTGAAATAGTGTGTTGagcacatttaaaatgaatgccacTGCATTGCTATACATTGTGCTGCTATGGTTACAGTGTTGCAAAATTATGAATAGgctctaaatattatttatgaaattGATAATTAAACTACcctaaatcattttattagatttgtCTAAACTTACCTCGGGTGATGGAGGAGGCGATATGGACTTAGGAGAAAGAGATCgctgaaaaaaagaagaaatgtgtcAAAATAACATtcagaaatattatatatatatatatatatatatatatatatattgtatcattttactttatagCAACAAGTTACAAAAGTTCAAGATTCAGAAAGTTTGAAAGAATGAAAATTTGCGTGagttgaaataattttttaatttttacattggaTAAGGATTTACCTCACGGCTACGTAGTGTCTCTGTGTTCTCCAGAAGTGTGTATGTGAAATGTGGTTCATAGATCATCAGATCAGGACGCTCAATATCCAATATGGCCTTATCACGAGGAAGGGCTGCCAGATCCTTATAGCCAATGACACGACTGTCCATGCGGGCCTGAGTACAGAATACAAAAAGTGGTTACAGCTGAATTCCagacacaaacttttttttttttttttataattcttagTGGTCAACAGATCAGTTGTTAACCTAAGTTGATATAAATGTCCTGGCAATATCGACTTGTAAAAGTAGTGGTGATTTCATCAACTTGAGCTATAAATGGGACCCAACATGTTCCTAGCATGTCCAGCTAGTACAGGCATTCTACCTGCAGACAATTAAAGGGGCAAATACAAAATCAACTGACTCCATAGATAGAATGAATGTAGCAGTGACTGGCCTGCACTGCTCTAAAGTCTGGCATAGAGGCAGAGGGTAGGAGTTATTTATTGCGGGAATACTGCATAGATTTGAAGGAAACAAAAGGCGCATATATTGGAGATCCTCCAATCGGATGATGAAGTTAAACTAATGTAAGGTGCAATGCAATTCACCCCTGATTCCTCTATCATTGCAAACCATAGGGATAGTGAAAGAAGGGGTGGTAGGGATTAGTGATGGGGATGCAGACATCTCATTCAGGAGACGAATAGTCAGGGATGTCTTATATATTTTAGGTGTAAAAAGGATAGGGAGGGGGTCATCTCGCATAATGGCAGTCATAACTCTTTTAATGACCTATTTTACTGTATCTTGGGAGTTATCAAATTAGCACCAAATTTTTGGTATTTTCTTATGTTTGTTATAGTCTGCCAGGAACAATTATACCACTTTAAAAAGAACCTTATACCCTTGTTCTTAAAATGTATTAGCAATTAAGGATTTGTGGCTAAAAATGTTAagcttttcattttagttttagatgaaGTAGGGAAGGGTCAAATCCCCCATCAAGTTTATATTGATTATTTGTCCCCACTTTGAATATTTACCCCTCTATTTGTAATGCCGACCATTGTTTTTAAGAAAGTAAGGAACAATGGAAAATTTTAAAGATGCCCCAAGAACTAGAAGTAAGGAGACTTTTGTATGGATGTAGAATACTGAAATGTATGTACTCATAATTAAGTTATATgcttacagaaaatgttattgaaTGTTCAAATCTCCTGTAATGTGCAATAAGAGACCCATTGGGTGATggtgtttttacagtttttgtagatGCTATGGTGTTTTCTAATTCCACATCCATGgaagttaaacattaaaaatgtatacacaatataaaatctatgtgctttaaaactgtttaacttttctcaaaaaaaagttttagctggcGTTGGGCTTTCATTTTCTAATATGTTCTGTTCAAAACTTGTACTTTCGGAATACAttcctgcaacaaaacaaaacacagtggTGCAGAGGTGCTTCTTTGTGATTTTACAGCATACATTCATATGTTAGCATTGTAAGCCTACAAAGGGTGATTTCTTAAAATCTATTGTTGTGGAAATCCAACAGATGACTTACAGTGATAGCAGAGGGGGAGCCCGGCACACTGGACCCTCTGGAGGAGGTGACACTGCCAGGAGACGTAAGGGGGGTCTGGAAATAGAGAGAACAATACtgatatacatacatgcataattAGACACTCGTTGCTAAGCACAATGGGATTGAtttatgaaatgcaaataaattgaTTATTGTGTCTGTGGCAAGCAGCCACATTCTAGTTGTCATTTCTCTGATGACAGTTAAGTTGCCAgtaggaaagaaaacattttgatgatctggtgtttttttaaccaaactgGGCGACTAATATCACTGAGCTCCAGCAGACATTGGTGGCCAGGGCTCATTCAGGAAACAGTTATCCAGGAGGATGTTTTTGGCTTATATGGGTGATATTTTCCTTCTGATAAGCTGGCCTGAAGGATTTTTAAGGACCCCTTCCCTTTCACTGCTTGGTCATGTATTACTTGGTCAAGTATTAGGCTGGTAAAGGTAGAAGGAACCATCATGTGTGTTCCATACCCAGAAGTAACAAGATTTTTCAAGGGGCTAGGACAACAGGGCATTGCAATATCTAAACATGTCCACAATCCCCCATTAACCCAGCCCCCAAAAACATATGGTATCGGCTACCAATCTACAGTATTACTTTTACTTATTGTTCAGGAGTACAGAGGTAATTTATTAGGGTTCCTAAGCCCTTGAACCCGATCTAATACTACCTACACACTACCTGCTGCTCAGAAACGTACCTTCACTCAGTTGTCAACATCAAAGATACACATACATTATCAGTGATAGTACAATCCCCACCTCACCATATATACCAGTGCCTTACCTTTGGATGCTTTTCCATTCAGCTTTTGTGTGTCAATGTCCTGTGCGTATACCGGAGATCTACAAGAGAAGGAGTAAGGCATGAGTTTAACAGATTTATTAGGCCCTATTTATTAATGctctaaaactggagaatatagactatcatgcaAGAATATGGGTGGCTACCCAAGAATAATGTGTAGGAAGGTAATTCTCTTGTTTTAACCCAGCCATCAGTATACCTGGTTCTACCACTGTTCTCAGCTGTCACTAACAACAACAGTTTCTTAGAACAGccatgagaaaatgttggtggtctacggctctggctggtgtgccccctcagcagggtcaggagaaagccCCTGCTTAGGGTTGTGGTTGTAGgcccagacctgtgatgggagagtgggtgggttctgggatcatgacatcactctgggggaagtttcttcccctttaaatgatacacggctccccgcacatgcggtccgtagtctgtgcatttagtggtccctaggtccaaaaggttggcgaccactgttttagaacATTGACTAATTTCTATTAGCTAAGGATTAGGATAGTGTATTGGGAAAGTTTCCTAATACAATATTGACCCACGTGCCTGCTAGACTCCAGAAATGGACAGATTACCACAAGTTTTGCTCTATACCCTATAATTGGGCATATTATGACCATCCAAGGAATGTAGACGTCTGTAGTTTCTGTTCATATCCACTACTACTTCTGACCACATGGGccaaaaaaactgcaaaagaacCAGCTGTTCCCCAACTCATATGCTTCATAGAGCAGAAATTGTTTGGTTTAGTTTTACTACCATACAACTAGTATGCGGCACATGAATCAAGCTGCTTCGGTTGCAACCTAATACGTCTCTTCTGCTTTGTGACAGTGTCCCTTAAAGACTAAAAACACTAATTATAATGTAACTGTCaccctattttattttctatgcatttATTTAATCCTTAGCAGCTGTTAAACCCACTTGCGTACTAAACACATTATTATGTTGCCAGGCTGAGGGCATATTAGTGGTACTTTTCTGCCAGGTCCTGAAGTCTCACAGCTGCAAAACAGTCTTTTCTCCCTAACCACCAGAATGATTGGTGGAAAATTAGGTAAGGCAGATCCCTGAAGAGCCATTATTTATAATATGCCAGGCTGAAGCTACCAGCTATCTATACAAGCTAAAGTTGTGTATGTTGGGGGGGGCAAGTTTACAAAAAGTGTGAGCAACATCATTAAAACtcaaatcatttaattattttttccttttattttttgaaaggttCATTAGGGGATTGTAACAAATCTGCCAGGAAGCTCTCACTGGCAAACAAGTACATTTGTGATAATTTTtag belongs to Pyxicephalus adspersus chromosome 2, UCB_Pads_2.0, whole genome shotgun sequence and includes:
- the DMTN gene encoding dematin yields the protein MEKHPKTPLTSPGSVTSSRGSSVPGSPSAITARMDSRVIGYKDLAALPRDKAILDIERPDLMIYEPHFTYTLLENTETLRSRERSLSPKSISPPPSPEVSALWADNKSVVSSSTLPGSRGGSSSPRTGVQHFHCPEISQKEPNLYKKPPIYKQRESAIHHRLSDDPIVESSKFPAAKPPDPNQPAKIETDYWPCPPSLAVVESERRHRRESQRGQEEGEESEDVKELSHRQIRELNKIQSNLGKLILKEEMMKGGTPKRKTRSLPDRTPIYTPIHSGYGRSSLSRLLSAEFYAPNGQRDSTGFQVRIHREGFWRKEWEVFPYETLIVTNRGRQKLPPGVDRTQLERYLSPEDFQRLFAMPIEEFVKLPLWRRNEMKRKLLLF